Proteins encoded together in one Caldanaerobius fijiensis DSM 17918 window:
- the nikR gene encoding nickel-responsive transcriptional regulator NikR: MVGLEDIVRFGVSMDAKLLEQFDNLIKSKNYNNRSEAIRDLIRDYIVENQWHADDVETVGTITLIYNHEVRDLSDKLVDIQHGFYKNIISTMHVHLDAHNCLEVMVVRGTAAKIRMIADRLISTKGVKHGKLTMTTTGENL; this comes from the coding sequence GTGGTGGGCCTGGAGGATATCGTACGATTTGGCGTATCTATGGATGCTAAATTACTGGAGCAGTTTGATAACCTTATAAAAAGCAAAAACTACAACAACAGGTCTGAAGCTATAAGGGATCTCATAAGGGACTACATAGTTGAAAATCAGTGGCATGCTGATGACGTAGAGACTGTTGGAACCATAACACTTATTTATAACCATGAGGTGAGAGATTTAAGTGACAAATTAGTTGATATACAGCATGGTTTTTATAAAAATATCATATCTACGATGCACGTTCATCTGGATGCCCACAATTGCCTTGAAGTTATGGTTGTAAGGGGTACTGCGGCTAAAATCAGGATGATAGCTGATCGGCTTATAAGTACAAAAGGGGTAAAACATGGCAAGTTGACCATGACTACTACAGGGGAAAACTTGTAA
- the cbiM gene encoding cobalt transporter CbiM gives MHIPDGYLSPQTCAVMGTAMIPVWAKATKKVRETFDQKDVPMMAIGSAFAFTIMMFNVPIPDGTTAHAVGATLLAIVMGPWAASIALTIALVIQALIFGDGGILAIGANSFNIAFIAPFVGYAVYRMVLKVKGNNIIASAIGAYVSINAAALATAVELGIQPLLFHTANGAPLYFPYGLKLSVPAIMFAHLTVAGFVEAAVTGLVVFYLKRVGEENILYRFSNRLRGVEK, from the coding sequence ATGCATATTCCGGACGGGTATTTGAGTCCACAGACATGTGCGGTTATGGGAACAGCTATGATTCCTGTGTGGGCAAAGGCGACTAAAAAGGTACGGGAGACATTTGACCAAAAAGACGTACCTATGATGGCTATAGGCTCTGCTTTTGCATTTACTATTATGATGTTCAATGTGCCTATTCCAGACGGCACTACCGCGCATGCTGTGGGCGCTACGCTGTTGGCCATTGTAATGGGTCCGTGGGCTGCTAGTATAGCGCTCACCATTGCACTTGTCATTCAGGCTTTGATATTTGGAGACGGGGGCATTCTGGCTATAGGTGCCAATAGTTTCAATATAGCTTTTATTGCGCCTTTTGTTGGGTATGCCGTGTACAGAATGGTGCTAAAAGTAAAAGGCAACAATATCATTGCATCGGCTATAGGTGCCTATGTGAGCATAAATGCGGCTGCATTAGCTACGGCGGTAGAATTGGGCATACAACCGTTACTCTTTCATACGGCTAATGGAGCACCTTTATATTTTCCTTATGGACTTAAGCTCTCGGTTCCTGCGATTATGTTTGCCCACCTCACGGTTGCAGGCTTTGTAGAAGCAGCGGTGACAGGATTGGTAGTATTTTATCTCAAAAGGGTTGGAGAAGAAAATATATTGTACAGATTTTCTAACAGGCTGAGGGGTGTTGAAAAGTGA